The region CTTCACCTTTGTAGAACGGTGACAGCATGAAATGCCTGGGAGCTAAAGACGGGTTTTTTGAGTCTCGTAGTATAAAATCAAGGATTTCAAATTCTGAGACTCCATAACCTAAGAAAAGTACGGTGTATTCATTGAATATTTTCTTTAAGAAATCCCTGAAGTCATTTTTTCTGTATCGTTGCAAATAGGAAGGGACTGTGAAAATTAGGGAACTCCTGTCCAGGACAGAGCCATGAATATGGTACAGATTTGTCTTGTCCAAGTTGTCATCTTTGAAATCATTGTGCTGATAAAGGATGTTTGGAGTGTTAAATAATCTATCAAAGTGAGTGTCAGCATTAGTGGTAATAAACAACCCCCTCAGTTTATGGATATCATCATAAATATTGGGTGTTTTAATGACAGAACCTACCTTTAATGATTCATTCATTTCCTCATGAAAGATATCAACGTGGCCGTTATTATTGAATAAATGGTAGCAGATAGTTATAGTTTTCTTATGGTCAGAATTCCAAGATAGAGTTTCAGATTCTCTATAGTTTATAATGTGCTCAGCGTGACATCTATGCACTAGTTTTCTGGCCAAAACATCCCAACCATCACATCCCACAAGCCTAGACACCCCTGCTCCAACAAACACAGCCAAGGTGTCAGTGTCCACAGCAGACTTTATCTCGTCTGGAACTTTAGGTAGAAGCTCAATGCCATCAGCCATTCTTGCATCCTTTTAGCCATTATAAAAACAAAGGGCGCCACAATGGACGCCCTTTCAATTCAACTACTTCAAATTTTTCTTTATCCTCTCCACCGCCTCAATCACATTCTCGCGATGACCGAAGGCCGACAACCGGAAGTACCCTTCCCCGCTCGGGCCGAAGCCGCTGCCGGGGGTGCCGACCACGTTGCATTCGGTCAGCAGCTTGTCGAAGAAGTCCCAGCTGGTCATGCCGCCCGGGGTCTTGAGCCAGATGTAGGGGGCATCCACGCCGCCAAAGCAGGTGACGCCGGCCTCTTTGAGACCTTCACGGATGATGCGGGCGTTCTCCATGTAATAATCGATGATCTCCCTGGTCTGCTGCCACCCCTCGTCGGAGTAGACCGCGTCGGCGGCGCGCTGGACCGGGTAGGAGGCGCCGTTGAACTTGGTGGTGGTGCGGCGCAGCCAGAGCTTGTTGAAGCTGTACTTCTCGCCGCTCGCCGTGGTACCCATGACCTCTTCCGGCACGACCACCAGGCCGCAGCGGACGCCGGTGAAACCGGCGGTCTTGGAGAAGGAGCGGAACTCGATGGCGCACTTTTTGGCCCCTTCGATCTCGTAAATCGAGTGCGGGATCTCCGGGTCGGTGATGAAGGCCTCGTAAGCGGCGTCGAAGAAGATCACCGCGTCATTGGCGTTGGCGTAATCGACCCACTTTTTCAACTCGGCCTTGGATGCCACGGTGCCGGTGGGGTTGTTGGGGAAGCAGAGATAGATGATGTCCACCTTGCTTGTGGGAAGCGACGGGATGAAACCGTTGGCCTCGTTGCAGGGCATGTAGACCACGTTGGCGTAATAGCCCTTATCGTCGGCTTCGCCTGTGCGGCCGATCATGACGTTGGTGTCGTTGTAGACCGGGTAGACCGGGTCGCCGATGGCCACCACGTTGTCCAGGGCGAAGATGTCCAGGATGTTGGCGCAGTCGCACTTGGAGCCGTCGGAGATGAACATCTCCTCGGTCTTGAGGGAGACGCCCAGCGGATTGTAGGATTTCTCGATGATGGTGTTGATCAGCCAGTCGTACCCCTGTTCCGGGCCGTAGCCGGCGAACTTGTCGGTGGTGGCCAGGTCGTCCACGGCGTCGTGGAAGGCCTTGAGCACGGCCGGGGCCAGGGGGCGGGTGACGTCGCCGATCCCCAGGCGGATGACCTTGGCGTCAGGGTTGGCGGCGGCGAATTCGCGCACGCGGCGGCCGATCTCGGGGAACAGGTAGCCGGCTTTGAGTTTCAGGTAGTTGTCATTGATCTTTGCCATTACTTAATGTCTCCTTGTTGCGTGAAAAAATTGTTATTTGATCAGAATAAATCCCATTGTTGAAAAATGAGCGTCAAATGTAAAGGCTTGCTTCAGCTTTAAAGACTTCATCAGAGCAAATGAGGTGCAATCGGTAAAACTGAATGCTTGGTCTTCGAACTTTTTAAAAAGTTCGAATGCTTTGGCAAAATGTGCATTATCAATGTCTTTAATGGTAACAACACTGCTCGCAAGTATTTTGTTGCCAAAATCCATGGCAACAGTGTGCCCCAGGTTATAGCGCAACCAGGTTATTGTTTCGCTGATGACATAGGTGGATGTAACAAGACGGGTGTTGGCAGACTGAAATTGTTTCTGAACTGCAAGTGCTTCTTGATGGTAGGTGTCACGTCTGTCGGTGAGCGCTATCCAGGCACCAGTATCGACAAAGGTTGTCATCGGCGGTGTGCACCATAAAGACTCTGGTCATGATTCAATGAACCATCACCGGAATTACTCTCACACATTCCGACAATCCCCAAAATAGGGTCATTATCCCATTTTGCCCGCTTTTTTGTTTTTGATGAGGGAGCGATCTGTTCTTTGGCAATCACAAAGACATCATTTTTAAGCTTATGAACCCATTTATAGAGTTCGGGCATAATTGAGTCGGGGCAAGAGTTTATCTCAGCAATTATTTTTTCACGATACGTAGTAGCCATGTCCTTAACCTTTCGCTACCCTACTTTAAACCCAACACATCCTGCATATCATAGATACCAGGAGTCTTGCCGACCACCCACTTGGCCGCACGCACGGAACCGCGCGAGAACATGTCCCTGGTCATGGCGCGGTGGGAGATCTCGATGCGCTCGCCCTGGCCGATAAAGTAGACCGTGTGTTCGCCGACGATGTCGCCGCCGCGCACGGTCTGCATGCCGATCTCTTCCTTGGTGCGCTCGCCGCAGATCCCTTCTCGGTGGTAGTTGGCCACCTTGTTGTAGTCCCGCCCCAGCGCCTCGGCCACGACTTCTCCCATCCGCACGGCGGTTCCTGA is a window of bacterium DNA encoding:
- a CDS encoding SIR2 family protein, translating into MADGIELLPKVPDEIKSAVDTDTLAVFVGAGVSRLVGCDGWDVLARKLVHRCHAEHIINYRESETLSWNSDHKKTITICYHLFNNNGHVDIFHEEMNESLKVGSVIKTPNIYDDIHKLRGLFITTNADTHFDRLFNTPNILYQHNDFKDDNLDKTNLYHIHGSVLDRSSLIFTVPSYLQRYRKNDFRDFLKKIFNEYTVLFLGYGVSEFEILDFILRDSKNPSLAPRHFMLSPFYKGEENILGYEQTYYNDLDIKVLGYEKDAKGYGQLAEVLKRWNEEINQVTGFLHKAAQLIDEAIE
- a CDS encoding LL-diaminopimelate aminotransferase; the protein is MAKINDNYLKLKAGYLFPEIGRRVREFAAANPDAKVIRLGIGDVTRPLAPAVLKAFHDAVDDLATTDKFAGYGPEQGYDWLINTIIEKSYNPLGVSLKTEEMFISDGSKCDCANILDIFALDNVVAIGDPVYPVYNDTNVMIGRTGEADDKGYYANVVYMPCNEANGFIPSLPTSKVDIIYLCFPNNPTGTVASKAELKKWVDYANANDAVIFFDAAYEAFITDPEIPHSIYEIEGAKKCAIEFRSFSKTAGFTGVRCGLVVVPEEVMGTTASGEKYSFNKLWLRRTTTKFNGASYPVQRAADAVYSDEGWQQTREIIDYYMENARIIREGLKEAGVTCFGGVDAPYIWLKTPGGMTSWDFFDKLLTECNVVGTPGSGFGPSGEGYFRLSAFGHRENVIEAVERIKKNLK
- a CDS encoding PIN domain-containing protein — encoded protein: MTTFVDTGAWIALTDRRDTYHQEALAVQKQFQSANTRLVTSTYVISETITWLRYNLGHTVAMDFGNKILASSVVTIKDIDNAHFAKAFELFKKFEDQAFSFTDCTSFALMKSLKLKQAFTFDAHFSTMGFILIK